From the genome of Miscanthus floridulus cultivar M001 chromosome 10, ASM1932011v1, whole genome shotgun sequence, one region includes:
- the LOC136487091 gene encoding sister-chromatid cohesion protein 3-like produces MEETLASLRRPKRRGRPPRPREEYHHADFEDVAEADGLAPPQSKRKRAASAAAAASLEDQPLIDIIKHNGRLISHAVKRLVEDYESKKNSVTFQILTMLFEACGAKHEIYPDYLRESDVDDIVVSLVDLARKGLVEDNYNSKHKDLKNFKENLVSFWDSLVLECQNGPLFDDLLFQKIKDYVVALSCAPPRVYRQVASLIGLQLVTAFISVAKTLSGQRETTQRQLNAEKKKQSDGPLIESLNNRLALTHANITYLEELMRKIFGGLFMHRYRDVDPEIRMSCIRSLGIWVVSYPSLFLQDIYLKYLGWTLNDKNAGVRRTSILALQSLYEVDDNIPSLGLFTERFYTRMIQLADDIDVSVAVSAIGLIKQLLRHQLLSDDDLGPLYDLLIDEPPMIRRAIGELVYDHLIAQNIKTSHPGARDGENEPSEVHIGRMLQILREFSDDSVLSSYVIDDIWDDMKAMKDWRCIVSVLLDENPAIELTDMDGTNLVRMLHASARKAVGERIVPAVDNRKLYYNKGQKEILENSRREITSALLTRYPQLLRKFISDKAKISPLVDMMTLLKLELYSYKRQEKHFKTAIDLIADAFFKHGEKGPLRSCIKAIIFCCTECQADLKDYAENKLKNLEDELVLKVRTAIKEVEAGDDEYSLLVNLKRLYELQLSKPVKNDSLFEDMYRILAHLRDMDNEVKSFLLLNMHLQVAWCLHAIDGENPSETCIDELLSKQSSLFDQLYYYLVVLPTYQKEGRSTTVLSCRVCIITAEMWCLFKKSKYSSTRLESLGYLPQPDMVQKFWKLCEQQLNISDETEDEDANEEYIEDTNRDAVMIAAAKLVLADTVSKDYLGPEIVSHYVSHGASTTEIIKHLITSLKKNTNFDMGALFFEALIRAYERYMAHVHDGENQILTGKSYSECQDLASRLAGSYVGAARIKNKSDILKIIQYGVSFAFVDLPNQLSFLEAALLPFVSKLQSSDIPDILADVEKRTQDTNMVGDQGAWRPFFTFVEHLRDKHAKNEVLHEEEEKPVRRRGRPRKVRDVPDVPDHQRRGKKLFRDDGHNSSGEESISASDHQGHGEDDDSDGDADQPLINTIRSSAAKLRSLKVSQQGTSSHKGVPGPSGSNS; encoded by the exons ATGGAGGAGACGCTCGCCTCGCTCCGCCGCCCG AAGCGCCGCGGCCGCCCGCCGCGGCCGCGGGAGGAGTACCACCACGCGGACTTCGAGGATGTGGCCGAGGCGGACGGGCTCGCGCCGCCCCAGTCCAAGCGGAagcgcgccgcctccgccgccgccgccgcgtccctgGAGGACCAGCCACTCATCG ATATTATCAAACATAATGGCAGGCTGATCAGCCATGCTGTCAAAAGGTTGGTTGAGGATTACGAGTCAAAGAAAAATTCGGTGACGTTTCAGATTTTAACAATGCTATTTGAG GCTTGTGGTGCCAAGCATGAGATTTATCCTGACTACCTTCGCGAGTCTGATGTGGATGACATTGTGGTGTCTCTTGTTGACCTAGCTAGGAAA GGTCTGGTGGAAGATAATTACAACTCAAAGCATAAGGATCTCAAAAACTTCAAAGAGAACCTGGTTTCTTTTTGGGATAGCTTAGTTCTTGAATGTCAAAATGGCCCATTGTTTGATGACCTCTTGTTCCAAAAAATCAAAGACTATGTGGTTGCTCTGTCATG TGCTCCTCCAAGGGTATATCGCCAAGTAGCTTCATTGATTGGGCTCCAGCTTGTAACGGCATTCATATCTGTTGCTAAGACTCTGAGCGGACAACGCGAGACCACTCAAAGGCAGCTGAATGCGGAGAAGAAAAAGCAAAGTGATGGACCACTTATTGAATCTCTCAACAATAGATTAGCCCTTACTCATGCAAACATTACATACTTGGAGGAATTGATGCGGAAGATATTCGGCGG GTTATTCATGCACCGTTATCGTGATGTTGATCCTGAGATCCGGATGTCCTGTATCAGATCTCTTGGTATTTGGGTTGTCTCTTATCCATCACTCTTTTTGCAAGATATATATTTGAAGTATCTTGGGTGGACACTAAATGACAAG AATGCTGGAGTTAGGAGGACTTCCATTCTTGCCTTGCAAAGTCTTTATGAAGTGGATGATAACATACCTTCTCTTGGTCTCTTTACTGAGAGGTTTTACACCAGGATGATCCAGCTTGCTGATGATATTGATGTTTCAGTAGCTGTGTCAGCTATAGGGTTGATCAAGCAATTGCTGAG GCATCAACTgttgagtgatgatgatttgggCCCACTATATGATCTTCTTATTGATGAGCCTCCAATGATTAGGCGTGCGATTGGTGAGTTAGTTTATGATCACCTAATAGCACAAAACATCAAGACCTCTCATCCCGGAGCTAGAG ATGGGGAAAATGAACCTTCTGAGGTCCATATTGGTCGAATGCTGCAAATCCTTAGGGAATTTTCAGATGACTCAGTCCTCAGTTCATACGTCATTGATGATATTTGGGATGACATGAAGGCGATGAAA GATTGGAGGTGTATAGTTTCTGTGCTTCTCGATGAAAATCCTGCAATTGAGCTTACTGACATGGATGGAACAAATCTAGTTCGCATGCTGCATGCCTCTGCAAGGAAGGCTGTTGGGGAAAGAATAGTTCCTGCAGTGGACAACAGAAAGCTGTACTACAATAAAGGCCAAAAG GAAATATTGGAAAATAGCAGGCGTGAAATAACAAGTGCCTTATTGACAAGGTATCCACAGCTTTTAAGAAAATTCATATCTGACAAAGCTAAGATATCACCCCTAGTTGATATGATGACTCTTTTGAAACTTGAGTTGTATTCATACAAAAGGCAAGAGAAG CATTTCAAGACAGCCATAGATCTCATCGCAGATGCTTTCTTTAAACATGGTGAGAAGGGCCCACTGAGATCTTGCATCAAGGCAATTATTTTCTGTTGCACCGAGTGCCAGGCTGATCTTAAAGATTATGCTGAAAATAAACTTAAGAATCTTGAAGATGAGTTGGTCTTGAAAGTCAGAACTgcaatcaaggaagtagag GCAGGTGATGATGAATACTCCCTCTTGGTTAATTTGAAGCGGCTTTATGAACTTCAGCTGTCAAAACCTGTCAAGAATGATAGTTTATTTGAGGATATGTACCGAATCCTCGCTCATCTTAGGGATATGGATAATGAG GTGAAGAGCTTTCTCCTCCTCAATATGCACCTTCAAGTAGCTTGGTGCCTTCATGCAATTGATGGTGAAAACCCATCTGAAACATGTATTGATGAACTTTTATCAAAGCAAAGCTCACTTTTTGATCAACTCTATTATTATTTAGTGGTACTGCCCACTTATCAGAAAGAGGGGAGGAGCACCACTGTACTTTCATGCAGA GTCTGCATCATTACTGCAGAGATGTGGTGCTTGTTTAAGAAGTCAAAATATTCTTCGACAAGACTAGAGAGTTTGGGTTATCTCCCACAGCCAGATATGGTTCAGAAGTTCTGGAAACTATGTGAACAACAGCTCAATATATCAG ATGAAACAGAAGATGAAGATGCAAATGAAGAATATATTGAAGACACAAACAGGGATGCTGTCATGATTGCAGCTGCAAAGCTAGTGCTCGCTGATACAGTATCAAAG GATTATCTTGGTCCAGAGATTGTTTCTCACTATGTATCTCATGGAGCAAGTACAACAGAGATAATCAAACATCTAATTACTTCTCTAAAGAAAAACACAAACTTTGACATGGGAGCTCTATTTTTTGAGGCGCTGATAAGG GCATATGAACGTTACATGGCCCATGTTCACGACGGAGAAAACCAAATCCTGACTGGCAAGTCTTATTCGGAATGTCAAGATCTTGCTAGTCGTCTTGCAGGGTCCTATGTTGGGGCCGCTCGCATTAAAAACAAGTCAGATATCCTGAAGATTATCCAATATGGAGTTTCTTTTGCTTTTGTCGATCTTCCAAATCAATTGTCGTTCCTTGAGGCTGCTCTTCTGCCATTTGTTTCTAAACTTCAGTCGTCAGATATTCCAGATAT TCTGGCAGATGTAGAGAAGAGGACTCAAGATACCAATATGGTTGGAGATCAAGGTGCTTGGCGCCCATTTTTTACATTCGTAGAGCACCTACGTGATAAACATGCGAAGAatgaggttttgcatg AGGAAGAGGAAAAACCTGTGAGGCGGCGGGGCCGTCCGAGAAAGGTTAGAGATGTGCCAGATGTACCAGATCACCAGCGACGTGGGAAGAAACTTTTTAGAGATGATGGGCACAATTCTAGTGGCGAGGAGTCTATCAGTGCATCTGACCATCAGGGTCACGGTGAAGACGACGACAGCGACGGCGATGCAGATCAGCCCTTAATCAACACGATCAGGTCTTCCGCCGCCAAGCTACGATCCTTGAAGGTCTCTCAACAGGGAACAAGCAGCCACAAAGGGGTCCCTGGCCCATCAG GAAGCAATAGCTGA